A genome region from Musa acuminata AAA Group cultivar baxijiao chromosome BXJ3-5, Cavendish_Baxijiao_AAA, whole genome shotgun sequence includes the following:
- the LOC135580954 gene encoding uncharacterized protein LOC135580954 has translation MGALCCVPVGPHGPKSNTSGRDCSIDPSEPHWRTNSSYSPHLSRRWDCSSQSDELSNRVHEVPISGSSMSLHSNVRHIGSSDLNHHHSVSDGALSYSESPSDYLQARRWTPCVHRYDLGEFSTPAGGARPEASVFSRGSEGGFSAGNSIGSPFSPLESSRWASTSKQPAFFPRHLPSRRSFMSKPIYPLMFQNPVSEADASAMAEASTSGSRMPREDSGASPMWTERILSSELKFQRALTDLRKMEASPDLSMSSRREGFRWSNASSYDFRFDGDNVDIADTINVENHRCPSTSRYQKCELCKRSLYQKSPWSSNRIVRSTDMPVAGILPCHHVFHADCLEETTPKSQIHDPPCPVCLKAVGKEQSTSISEPLHVALRSACSSQGAGASTGAGTSGHSISHQIENDLRRSSSLATSQRRGSSSRNHSKKRFSFKGKIGMDLLGAKMFRTGH, from the exons ATGGGTGCTCTTTGTTGTGTACCTGTTGGGCCACATGGACCGAAATCTAATACATCTGGAAGAGATTGTTCCATTGATCCGAGTGAACCTCACTGGCGGACCAATTCAAGCTACTCACCCCATTTGTCAAGGAGATGGGACTGCAGTTCTCAGTCGGATGAATTATCTAATAGGGTTCATGAAGTTCCTATTAGTGGATCTTCAATGTCTTTGCATAGTAATGTCAGACATATTGGGAGCAGTGACCTAAATCATCACCATTCTGTGTCTGATGGGGCACTATCTTATTCAGAGAGCCCATCTGACTATCTCCAGGCACGTCGATGGACACCATGTGTGCACAGATATGATCTTGGGGAGTTCTCTACACCTGCAGGAG GTGCAAGGCCTGAAGCTTCTGTCTTTTCCAGGGGCAGTGAG GGAGGTTTCTCTGCTGGTAACAGTATCGGTTCTCCATTTTCACCATTAGAATCTAGTAGATGGGCATCCACCAGCAAGCAGCCAGCCTTCTTTCCCCGACACCTTCCCAGCAGGCGTTCATTCATGTCAAAACCCATTTATCCACTCATGTTTCAGAATCCTGTTTCGGAGGCTGATGCTTCTGCCATGGCTGAAGCAAGTACCAGTGGTTCGAGAATGCCACGTGAAGATAGTGGGGCTTCGCCCATGTGGACCGAGAGAATTTTGAGTTCTGAGCTTAAGTTCCAGAGGGCCCTAACCGACCTTCGGAAGATGGAGGCTTCACCAGACCTCAGCATGAGTTCGAGGAGGGAAGGATTTAGATGGAGCAATGCAAGCAGCTATGATTTTAGGTTTGATGGAGACAATGTTGATATCGCAGACACCATCAACGTCGAGAACCACAGATGCCCTAGTACCTCAAGATACCAAAAATGTGAACTGTGCAAGAGGTCACTGTACCAGAAGTCTCCGTGGAGTTCTAACCGGATTGTTAGAAGCACCGATATGCCAGTTGCTGGCATACTACCATGCCACCATGTTTTCCATGCAGATTGTTTGGAGGAGACCACTCCAAAGAGTCAAATTCACGACCCTCCATGCCCAGTATGTCTGAAAGCTGTTGGAAAAGAACAATCTACATCCATCTCGGAACCGCTTCATGTGGCTTtgaggtctgcttgcagcagtcaGGGTGCAGGAGCGTCCACCGGTGCAGGTACTAGTGGCCACTCTATCTCACATCAGATCGAGAATGACTTGAGACGAAGCAGCTCTCTTGCGACCTCTCAAAGGAGAGGTTCATCGTCGAGGAATCACAGCAAGAAGCGATTTTCCTTCAAAGGTAAGATAGGAATGGATCTCCTGGGGGCCAAAATGTTCAGGACTGGTCATTGA